In a single window of the Raphanus sativus cultivar WK10039 chromosome 9, ASM80110v3, whole genome shotgun sequence genome:
- the LOC108827336 gene encoding uncharacterized protein LOC108827336 gives MAAKQEASSSSSIVESNIIIEDPSTKQVSHIEIEALWSRLNTATSFLTYLKSKATTLVVAQDLSQLSLADHVLDGEQGSLSERDQTYYVSEMLKHVETVSGVMDSLARRAIVAESEASIQRGKARLSQQEIQRKAGQINSMSMKLEDMEKFALGTTSILGEMRQRVDDLVEETSRQKARATENEQELCRVRRDFESLKSYVSSLISVRETLVSSEKQFQTIERLFERLVAKTTQLESDKVQKEAEVQKLMEENVRLTALVDKKEAQLLAMNEQCKMMALSSI, from the exons ATGGCTGCAAAGCAAGAggcttcttcctcctcctcaatTGTAGAATCTAACATCATCATTGAGGATCCCTCCACCAAGCAAGTTTCACATATTGAGATTGAGGCTCTGTGGAGCCGACTTAACACCGCAACATCGTTTCTGACCTACCTTAAATCAAAAGCAACCACTCTTGTTGTTGCTCAGGATTTGTCCCAGCTTTCACTTGCTGATCATGTACTTGATGGTGAACAAGGATCATTATCTGAACGTGATCAGACTTATTATGTCTCTGAAATGCTTAAGCATGTAGAGACTGTTTCAGGCGTGATGGACTCTCTCGCTAGGCGTGCTATTGTCGCCGAATCCGAAGCCTCTATTCAGAGAGGCAAGGCTCGGTTGAGTCAGCAAGAGATTCAGAGAAAGGCTGGCCAGATCAACAGCATGTCCATGAAATTAGAGGACATGGAAAAGTTTGCTCTTGGGACCACTAGTATTCTCGGTGAAATGCGTCAGAGGGTCGATGATTTGGTGGAAGAGACGTCTAGACAGAAGGCAAGAGCCACGGAAAATGAGCAGGAACTCTGTCGTGTCAGGAGAGACTTTGAGTCCCTTAAATCCTATGTTTCAAGTCTCATCAGCGTCAGAGAGACACTCGTCTCCTCGGAGAAGCAGTTCCAAACCATCGAGAGACTTTTTGAACG GCTTGTTGCAAAGACAACGCAGTTGGAAAGCGATAAAGTGCAGAAAGAAGCAGAGGTTCAGAAACTAATGGAAGAAAACGTGAGACTCACGGCTCTTGTGGATAAGAAAGAGGCGCAGCTTCTGGCCATGAATGAGCAGTGCAAAATGATGGCCCTAAGCTCCATATAA
- the LOC108827334 gene encoding uncharacterized protein LOC108827334, which produces METPSSTRRVTRSQTLSAMKSSATNHLLSSKKPEETKSRQRNGATPKQERSALFDITNDSPIVGLAMQSPSSGVVGKSRIKSTPGSGEALLRGQVKNLLQKVEEGEAHVITKMSVESRPFIHLVTSPMGLLAPTPANTPQVLDGVQVVIASPVVSEQLRAAAAAPSSQVDKSPSITRSLLLDFSDKSELWESSSVVTQQNPEDDNSSVWSMQVNASTKDEEDDEEEVVYSYSYREEEEYYDEEEEGDVEGLCEGMRKMRFAGKHTRFVYDSDLEEMVEAEEQTPPGLLRFKVFPTPTAKHHVRFDQDDDDE; this is translated from the exons ATGGAGACACCATCATCAACGAGGAGAGTGACGAGGTCTCAAACCCTCTCTGCCATGAAAAGCTCTGCCACCAATCATCTCCTATCATCAA agaAACCAGAGGAGACGAAATCAAGGCAAAGAAATGGAGCAACACCCAAGCAAGAGAGGTCAGCGTTGTTCGACATAACCAACGACTCGCCGATAGTAGGACTGGCGATGCAGAGTCCATCTTCAGGAGTGGTTGGGAAGAGCAGAATAAAGAGCACTCCTGGATCTGGTGAGGCTCTCTTGAGAGGCCAAGTCAAAAACCTGTTGCAGAAGgtggaagaaggagaagcacATGTTATTACAAAGATGTCAGTTGAATCTCGTCCCTTCATCCATCTCGTCACTTCTCCCATGGGACTCCTCGCTCCGACTCCGGCCAACACCCCACAAGTTCTCGATGGAGTGCAGGTTGTGATCGCATCTCCGGTTGTTTCGGAACAGCTgagagcagcagcagcagcaccatCTTCTCAG GTGGACAAGAGTCCGAGCATAACGAGGTCATTGCTGCTGGATTTTAGTGATAAGTCAGAGCTATGGGAGAGCTCATCTGTGGTGACTCAGCAGAACCCAGAGGATGATAACTCCTCGGTGTGGTCGATGCAAGTCAACGCGAGTACCAAAGACGAAGAGGATGATGAAGAGGAAGTGGTGTATTCTTATTCTTACAGGGAGGAAGAGGAATACTACGACGAGGAGGAGGAAGGAGATGTGGAAGGGTTATGCGAGGGAATGAGGAAGATGAGGTTCGCAGGGAAGCACACTCGGTTTGTGTACGACAGTGATCTCGAAGAGATGGTGGAGGCTGAAGAGCAAACTCCTCCTGGACTGTTGCGTTTCAAAGTTTTCCCCACACCTACAGCAAAACATCATGTCAGATTTGACCAAGACGACGACGATGAGTGA